One region of Candidatus Thermoplasmatota archaeon genomic DNA includes:
- a CDS encoding cyclase family protein — protein sequence MSRYILLSYPINTATPSYGNTPPLQIEPYQQITQGNSCNTSLIHIHNHLGTHIDAPYHFIDTGKKITDYTIEEFIFSHPIVLDIPKNPGELVMVDELLSYSSSLSSCDMIIFRTGFWKYRNEAVYRLKNPGISPEIAHYLRTEYPNIKCVGIDSISISSFIHRESGRKAHTIFLQDKDYASNPILLLEDMDLSSKKLTRLRQVFVCPLFIANLDSSPCTVVGVL from the coding sequence ATGTCTCGATATATCTTACTGTCATATCCAATAAACACGGCTACTCCCAGTTATGGAAATACCCCACCACTTCAAATTGAACCATACCAACAGATCACCCAAGGAAATTCCTGTAATACATCACTCATCCATATCCATAACCATCTCGGAACACATATTGATGCACCATATCATTTCATAGATACTGGTAAAAAAATCACTGACTATACTATAGAAGAATTCATTTTTTCTCATCCGATAGTTCTAGATATACCAAAAAATCCTGGAGAATTAGTAATGGTTGATGAACTACTGTCGTATTCGTCTTCGTTGAGCTCATGTGATATGATCATATTTCGAACTGGTTTTTGGAAATATAGAAATGAAGCTGTGTATCGATTAAAAAACCCTGGAATCTCTCCCGAGATTGCACATTATCTTCGTACTGAATATCCAAACATTAAATGTGTTGGTATTGATTCGATTTCGATATCAAGTTTCATCCATCGTGAATCAGGGCGAAAGGCGCATACTATTTTTCTTCAGGATAAAGATTATGCAAGTAATCCGATTTTATTACTCGAAGACATGGACCTATCAAGTAAAAAATTAACAAGGTTACGGCAGGTCTTCGTTTGTCCTTTATTCATCGCTAATCTAGATAGTTCTCCCTGTACCGTTGTCGGTGTCTTATGA
- a CDS encoding radical SAM protein gives MKVLFIYPNLMLQATIPNSIAILSACLKKEGHIVKLFDTTYYKTEEISNEEKRIQRFQIKPFEIKKLIETPVEDDLIKTVELYKPELIAITFVDNTLQLGMKLLRKIRHTNIPVIAGGVTAILRPEELANKEEIDYVCYGEGENAIVKIIEYLEGKIPIQDVPNICYRSTKGKKTTIMYNKPDDLVDINIIPFEDYTIFDQERLMRPMSGKIIKTVTINMDRGCPYSCTYCCAPSLRKHYGKGYYRRKTIERIQAELEYQIKLHQPKYIYFNSETFLAVSDEEFKRFAEMYKNYQIPFWCQTHIKTITDVKIRLLKEIGCDKIGIGIESGNENYRKNRLKKTFTNNEAIEAFKILKKYNVEVGVNNIIGLPEENRKLIFDTIRLNRRLNKILHGRMSTSGFIFQPYKGTELYTYCINNKYLSPDQEPDTLIGDPVIENPYLSKQELSGLLRTFSLYVKMPIWYYPLIRIAEKNDTMLAFVGKIFWKKYAG, from the coding sequence ATGAAGGTATTATTTATTTATCCAAATCTAATGCTTCAAGCAACAATACCTAATAGTATCGCAATTTTATCAGCATGTCTGAAAAAAGAAGGGCACATAGTTAAATTGTTTGATACCACCTATTATAAGACTGAAGAGATATCAAATGAGGAAAAACGGATACAACGATTTCAGATTAAACCGTTTGAGATAAAAAAGTTAATTGAAACTCCTGTTGAAGATGATTTGATAAAAACCGTTGAGCTGTACAAACCTGAGCTCATCGCGATTACTTTTGTTGATAATACCTTACAACTTGGGATGAAATTACTACGTAAAATTCGGCATACAAACATTCCGGTGATTGCTGGTGGTGTGACTGCAATTTTACGACCTGAAGAACTTGCAAATAAAGAAGAAATTGATTATGTATGTTATGGAGAAGGAGAAAACGCAATTGTAAAAATCATTGAGTACCTCGAAGGAAAAATTCCAATTCAGGATGTCCCAAATATCTGTTATCGAAGCACAAAGGGGAAAAAAACTACCATAATGTACAATAAACCAGATGATCTTGTCGACATCAACATAATACCTTTTGAAGATTATACAATTTTTGATCAAGAGCGGCTGATGCGGCCGATGTCAGGAAAAATTATCAAAACTGTAACGATTAATATGGATCGAGGCTGTCCGTATTCATGTACGTATTGTTGTGCTCCATCGCTGCGGAAACATTACGGTAAAGGATATTACCGACGCAAAACAATAGAAAGAATACAAGCTGAATTAGAGTATCAAATCAAGCTACATCAACCAAAGTATATTTACTTCAATTCTGAAACATTTCTTGCGGTATCTGACGAAGAATTCAAACGATTTGCAGAAATGTATAAAAACTATCAAATTCCTTTTTGGTGTCAAACACATATTAAAACAATAACAGATGTTAAAATAAGATTATTAAAAGAGATAGGATGCGATAAGATCGGAATTGGCATTGAATCGGGAAATGAAAACTATCGAAAAAACCGGCTTAAAAAAACATTTACAAATAACGAGGCAATTGAAGCGTTTAAAATTTTAAAAAAATATAATGTAGAGGTCGGTGTTAACAATATTATTGGATTACCTGAAGAAAACCGTAAATTAATTTTTGACACAATCCGATTAAACCGAAGATTAAATAAGATTTTACACGGTAGAATGTCAACGAGTGGTTTTATATTTCAACCATATAAGGGAACAGAGCTATACACCTATTGTATTAACAACAAATATCTGTCTCCCGACCAAGAACCTGATACGTTGATTGGCGATCCTGTAATCGAAAATCCGTATCTCTCAAAACAAGAATTATCAGGTTTATTGAGAACATTTTCATTGTATGTTAAAATGCCGATATGGTACTATCCATTAATTCGTATTGCAGAAAAAAACGATACCATGTTAGCATTTGTAGGAAAAATTTTTTGGAAAAAATATGCAGGTTAA
- a CDS encoding 6-hydroxymethylpterin diphosphokinase MptE-like protein produces the protein MAQNLEEIIGMKISIPKHFAKVANTANMILDYRFNKKLEKLNSTLSSLHNIHKGKRGFLIGSGPSLNKTNLALLQNEHVIGVNTLYRGLNRFKLSPEYWVVADGKLFQENYKELFALKNVQMFLTENAARKYLTKYHFYHLYETTQPYVLRNLGSMNVYNTFSTDITKGIYSGGSSVINALQIAFFLGFQEMYLVGCDCGITDNQYRFEDTPVENRIGKGIRGEWQYLFDAYKVCKKAYEDHGRKIFNATVGGYLEVFERKKIEDVVL, from the coding sequence ATGGCTCAAAATCTCGAAGAAATAATCGGTATGAAAATATCGATTCCAAAACATTTTGCAAAGGTAGCAAACACCGCAAACATGATACTTGACTACCGATTTAACAAAAAACTTGAAAAATTGAACAGCACGCTTTCATCGTTACATAATATCCATAAAGGAAAACGAGGATTCTTAATAGGATCTGGCCCATCTCTAAATAAAACGAATCTAGCATTACTTCAAAACGAACACGTTATCGGCGTCAATACGTTATATCGAGGGTTGAATCGATTCAAGCTTTCACCAGAATATTGGGTTGTAGCAGATGGCAAATTATTTCAGGAGAATTACAAAGAGCTTTTTGCTTTGAAAAATGTACAGATGTTTCTAACTGAAAATGCGGCTCGAAAATATCTAACAAAGTATCATTTTTACCATCTCTATGAGACAACACAGCCATATGTACTCCGGAATCTTGGTTCTATGAATGTCTACAATACCTTTAGCACAGATATTACGAAAGGTATCTACAGCGGTGGCTCCTCAGTAATTAACGCATTACAAATAGCGTTCTTTTTAGGATTTCAGGAAATGTATTTAGTAGGATGTGATTGTGGAATAACTGATAATCAGTACCGTTTTGAAGATACGCCGGTAGAAAACCGTATTGGTAAAGGAATACGTGGAGAATGGCAGTATCTTTTTGATGCGTATAAAGTATGTAAAAAAGCATATGAGGATCATGGGAGAAAAATTTTTAATGCAACTGTGGGCGGATATTTGGAAGTTTTTGAACGAAAAAAAATAGAAGACGTTGTTCTTTAA